The sequence ATACCAAAAGCCAATGGCAAGATGCGCCCACTGGGAATTCCCACGATAAGGGATCGAGTGGTGCAAATGGCCGCTTTGTTGATATTGGAGCCAATCTTTGAAGAAGATTTTGAAGATTGTTCTTATGGATTCAGGCCCGGCCGTTCTGCTCATCAGGCACTGAGTGAAATCAGAGACTATCTGCAGGCAGGCTTTTGTGCAGTATATGATGCCGATCTCAAAGGGTATTTCGACTCGATTCCGCATGACAAGCTGATAGCTTGCTTGCGAATGCGAATTAGTGACAGACATGTACTGAAGCTAATACGTATGTGGCTTAAAGTTCCGATTATTGATCCCGAGAAAGGGGAAGGTGGAGGTGCAAACAAGAGCCCCATCAAAGGTACGCCACAAGGCGGAGTTATTTCTCCGCTGTTGGCAAACATCTATCTGCATTGGTTTGATAAGGTGTTTCACCGCTCCCAGGGACCGGGCCAGTGGGCGAATGCCAAACTGGTACGTTATGCCGATGACTATGTTGTGATGGCGCGCTATATCGATAAACGAATTACGGGCTGGATTGAGGAGAAAATCGAAGGTTGGTTGGGTTTAGAGATAAACCGGGAGAAAACCCGAATGGTAAATCTGAAGGAGAAGGGCGCAAGCCTTGATTTTCTTGGTTATACGTTTCGGTATGATCTCGACCTTGGTGGGCGAGATACCCGGTATCTGAACATGTTTCCCTCTAAGAAGGCAATGGCCCGAGAGAGGGATAAACTGCGCGAGATGACAAGTTCGAAGATGTGTTTTAAGCCAATTCCAAAGCTTATTGGGGAG is a genomic window of Pseudomonadota bacterium containing:
- the ltrA gene encoding group II intron reverse transcriptase/maturase gives rise to the protein IPKANGKMRPLGIPTIRDRVVQMAALLILEPIFEEDFEDCSYGFRPGRSAHQALSEIRDYLQAGFCAVYDADLKGYFDSIPHDKLIACLRMRISDRHVLKLIRMWLKVPIIDPEKGEGGGANKSPIKGTPQGGVISPLLANIYLHWFDKVFHRSQGPGQWANAKLVRYADDYVVMARYIDKRITGWIEEKIEGWLGLEINREKTRMVNLKEKGASLDFLGYTFRYDLDLGGRDTRYLNMFPSKKAMARERDKLREMTSSKMCFKPIPKLIGEINKQLIGWSNYFGQGYPRKAFRDTNRHVRERLYKHLSRRSQRPWRPPQGVTGYAYFKRLGLVYL